A window of Chitinophaga sp. MM2321 contains these coding sequences:
- the plsX gene encoding phosphate acyltransferase PlsX → MRIGLDMMGGDFAPAEAVKGVKLYLDTVASDVHLVLIGDEAQLTPLLAGTQLDQSKYSVVHSSQTIGMNEHPTRALKEKPESSISIGFHLLKNEKIDAFISAGNTGAMMVGTYYSIKAIEGVQRPTISTLVPRENGSYGLLLDVGINADCKPENLAQFAILGTLYSKHILKIDNPKVGLLNIGEEEGKGNLLAMATYPLLKESKQINFVGNIEGRDILSEKADVIVCEGFTGNIVLKMAESFQEIATRRKIQDDYMQKFDSETYGGTPVLGVSKPVIIGHGISKGTAFKNMVLLAQQMIESKLLEKIKESFVQQ, encoded by the coding sequence ATGAGAATCGGGCTTGATATGATGGGTGGCGACTTCGCCCCCGCAGAAGCAGTAAAAGGAGTAAAATTATATTTAGACACTGTTGCATCTGATGTGCACCTGGTGCTGATAGGGGACGAAGCGCAGCTTACTCCTTTATTGGCCGGAACGCAGCTGGACCAATCAAAATATTCAGTTGTTCATTCATCCCAGACCATTGGGATGAATGAACACCCTACCCGGGCACTGAAAGAGAAGCCAGAATCCTCTATCTCTATTGGTTTTCATTTATTGAAGAATGAGAAAATAGATGCTTTCATCAGTGCAGGTAATACCGGCGCCATGATGGTAGGTACCTATTATTCTATTAAGGCCATAGAGGGAGTGCAACGTCCTACAATTTCTACTCTCGTACCCCGTGAAAACGGATCGTACGGCCTCTTGCTTGATGTTGGTATCAATGCTGACTGCAAACCTGAAAACCTGGCGCAATTTGCCATTCTGGGAACCCTTTATTCCAAGCATATCCTGAAGATTGATAATCCGAAAGTAGGCTTGCTGAATATCGGCGAAGAAGAAGGCAAAGGCAACCTGCTCGCCATGGCTACTTATCCGCTATTAAAAGAAAGTAAACAAATTAATTTCGTTGGCAACATAGAAGGAAGAGATATCCTTTCTGAAAAAGCCGATGTAATTGTATGTGAAGGCTTCACCGGCAATATTGTGCTGAAGATGGCCGAATCATTCCAGGAAATAGCCACCAGGCGTAAGATCCAGGATGATTACATGCAGAAATTTGATTCTGAAACCTATGGCGGCACCCCTGTTTTAGGCGTTTCCAAACCCGTTATCATCGGTCATGGTATCTCCAAAGGCACTGCCTTTAAAAACATGGTATTGCTTGCCCAGCAAATGATTGAGAGCAAACTGCTGGAAAAGATCAAAGAGAGCTTTGTACAGCAGTAA
- a CDS encoding SIS domain-containing protein: MKDYLENYITAHKSALDSIPVEEVEKLILHFRKALEEDRQIFVFGNGGSAANASHFITDLGKGSSDKTYRRFRCLSLNDNVSWLTAIGNDYAYEDIFLRQLENYARPGDTVMVMSVSGNSPNLVKAIEWCNQHNIFTVALVGGKKGKLAELASQVIVVDSTHYGRVEDCHMHICHMICYAFMEREELSNQ; this comes from the coding sequence ATGAAAGATTATCTGGAAAATTATATTACAGCACACAAATCGGCATTGGATTCCATACCAGTTGAAGAGGTGGAGAAACTTATCCTTCATTTCAGGAAAGCATTGGAAGAAGACCGGCAAATATTTGTATTTGGCAATGGCGGTAGTGCTGCAAATGCTTCCCACTTTATTACAGACCTTGGAAAAGGTTCATCCGATAAAACATACCGGCGTTTTCGCTGTCTTTCTTTAAACGATAATGTAAGTTGGTTAACCGCCATCGGAAACGATTACGCTTATGAAGATATATTTCTCCGGCAGCTTGAAAATTATGCCAGGCCGGGTGATACCGTCATGGTAATGAGTGTAAGCGGTAATTCCCCTAACCTGGTAAAAGCGATTGAATGGTGTAATCAGCACAATATCTTCACGGTAGCATTAGTGGGTGGAAAGAAGGGGAAACTGGCAGAATTGGCCAGTCAGGTCATCGTTGTTGATTCCACACATTATGGACGGGTAGAAGATTGCCACATGCATATCTGTCATATGATTTGTTATGCTTTTATGGAGCGGGAAGAACTCAGTAACCAATAA
- a CDS encoding Tex family protein: MNPKHITLISSELGISAKQAENTMNLLSEGSTVPFISRYRKEVTGSLDEVQIGRIEDLQKRYKEVDDRREFIIKTITEQDKMTPELLAKLEASWVLAELEDMYLPYKPKRKTRATIAIEKGLEPLAQLLFDQQDGDTVAAETFLNEQVATSEEALKGARDIIAEWINENAECRDKLRKLFTHTGKLTSKVAEGKEEEGNKYKDYFAFSEDLREVPSHRVLAILRAEAEGILFSTIAPEEADAFEVINKQFVSGHGAAAEQVAKAATDAYKRLLRPSLENEFRAVAKEKADTEAIDVFAENLRQLLLAAPLGPKAVIAIDPGYRTGCKIVALDNQGNMLDNDVIYPLEKNYKSEHAEALLKKWAERYDTAAIAVGNGTAGRETEEFVKKIDFGKKINVFMVNESGASVYSASEVAREEFPDFDVTVRGSVSIGRRLIDPLAELVKIDPKSIGVGQYQHDVNQSSLKQSLDRVVVSCVNNVGVNLNTASKHLLAYISGLGPSLAENIVKYRKENGAFSNRMQLKKVHRLGEKAFEQCAGFLRIENGDNPLDNSAVHPERYNLVEEIASKQHCTIQELMGQEDLRKKVNPKDYVKEDAGLLTVEDILKELSKPSRDPRDEISIFEYAEGIHKMEDVKTGMVLPGVVTNITAFGAFVDIGVKQDGLVHISHMSNKFISNPNEAVKLNQKVMVTVLEIDIARKRISLSMKDNEKGGGSSNSHSNQHGPRKEPRKDKPAAKEAPLNDFQAKLAALRNKFDQD, from the coding sequence ATGAATCCGAAACACATTACGCTTATTTCATCGGAATTAGGTATATCAGCGAAACAAGCTGAGAATACCATGAACCTGTTGTCTGAAGGATCAACGGTGCCTTTTATCAGCCGTTACCGTAAAGAGGTGACGGGTAGTCTGGATGAAGTGCAGATAGGTCGCATTGAGGACCTGCAAAAGCGTTACAAGGAGGTGGATGACCGCCGTGAGTTTATCATCAAAACGATTACGGAACAGGATAAAATGACGCCGGAGCTGCTGGCAAAACTGGAAGCATCCTGGGTATTGGCAGAACTGGAAGATATGTATCTGCCATATAAGCCCAAGCGTAAAACCCGTGCTACGATTGCTATTGAGAAAGGACTGGAACCTTTGGCGCAACTGTTATTTGATCAGCAGGATGGTGATACAGTCGCCGCCGAAACATTCCTCAATGAGCAGGTAGCCACTTCAGAAGAAGCATTGAAAGGCGCCAGGGATATCATAGCAGAATGGATCAATGAAAATGCAGAATGCCGTGACAAGCTGCGTAAACTGTTTACACATACCGGCAAGCTGACCTCCAAAGTAGCAGAAGGAAAAGAAGAAGAAGGCAATAAATACAAAGATTATTTCGCATTTTCAGAAGACCTCCGCGAGGTGCCTTCACACCGGGTGCTGGCCATCCTGCGTGCAGAAGCAGAAGGTATTTTGTTCAGTACCATTGCGCCGGAAGAAGCGGATGCATTTGAAGTAATCAACAAACAATTTGTGAGTGGTCATGGTGCAGCTGCTGAACAGGTTGCCAAAGCCGCTACAGATGCCTATAAACGTTTGCTGCGTCCATCCCTGGAAAATGAATTCAGGGCGGTAGCAAAAGAAAAAGCAGATACAGAAGCGATAGATGTATTCGCTGAAAACCTGCGTCAGTTGCTGCTGGCAGCTCCACTGGGGCCTAAAGCCGTGATTGCCATAGATCCCGGATACAGAACAGGTTGCAAGATAGTAGCACTGGATAACCAGGGTAATATGCTGGACAATGATGTGATCTATCCGCTGGAAAAAAACTATAAAAGTGAGCATGCCGAAGCCCTGCTGAAGAAATGGGCTGAACGCTATGATACTGCTGCCATCGCCGTAGGTAATGGTACCGCCGGCCGCGAAACAGAAGAATTTGTGAAGAAGATTGATTTCGGTAAGAAGATCAACGTGTTCATGGTGAATGAAAGTGGCGCGTCCGTTTATTCTGCCTCCGAAGTAGCCCGGGAAGAATTTCCTGACTTTGATGTAACCGTGCGTGGATCTGTATCTATAGGCCGCAGACTGATTGATCCGCTGGCAGAACTGGTGAAGATCGATCCTAAATCTATCGGCGTAGGACAATACCAGCATGATGTAAACCAGTCGTCGCTGAAACAGAGCCTCGACCGTGTGGTGGTTAGCTGTGTAAATAATGTGGGGGTAAATCTGAATACGGCATCCAAACATTTACTGGCGTATATATCCGGTCTGGGCCCCTCTTTGGCCGAGAACATTGTTAAATACCGCAAAGAAAACGGCGCTTTCAGCAACCGTATGCAACTGAAGAAAGTACACCGGCTGGGTGAAAAAGCATTTGAGCAATGCGCAGGATTTTTACGTATTGAGAATGGCGATAACCCGCTGGACAATTCGGCGGTACATCCGGAGCGTTACAACCTTGTAGAGGAAATTGCCAGCAAACAACACTGTACTATCCAGGAACTCATGGGACAGGAAGATCTGCGCAAGAAGGTGAACCCGAAAGATTATGTAAAGGAAGACGCCGGCCTGTTGACAGTAGAAGATATTCTGAAAGAACTTTCAAAACCCAGCCGCGATCCGCGCGATGAAATATCCATCTTTGAATATGCCGAAGGCATTCATAAAATGGAAGACGTGAAAACCGGTATGGTGCTGCCTGGCGTGGTAACCAATATCACTGCTTTCGGTGCATTCGTAGACATCGGCGTGAAACAGGATGGCCTGGTTCACATCTCCCATATGTCAAACAAATTTATCAGCAATCCTAACGAGGCGGTGAAACTGAATCAGAAGGTAATGGTAACTGTACTGGAAATAGATATTGCCCGTAAGCGTATTTCATTGTCCATGAAAGATAATGAGAAAGGCGGTGGTAGTAGCAACAGTCATTCAAATCAGCATGGACCGCGCAAAGAACCGCGTAAAGATAAACCGGCAGCTAAAGAAGCGCCACTGAATGATTTCCAGGCGAAACTGGCAGCGTTACGAAACAAATTCGACCAAGATTAA
- a CDS encoding HAMP domain-containing sensor histidine kinase, giving the protein MIDIKEIRLFFLRHGYLLIIAAWLFTFAFLFSNYWSYYSSPQGVKRSLEKSLHQREESFEDLVKDTAVSYSLLRRTYDERTLQRLTKRDYFVFAYDSSNAGSWLTFWSTSQVLPEELKGIREGAQFMKLKNGYYEVITRRMPSEEGHQQYLVGTIPVRMEYAIKNSFLVNHFYDKAELGMEYTIHMELPQLVLPEHSILPVVNGEGQTLFYLDYNRSINVHPPNTLSVILRVLGAICVLIFLNLFATLLAKTTNPLYGFLFLFLIVFGLRVLSYVYPFPFNLRALNVFDPAIYAKDEIFYSLGDLLLNVLLTFWMILFFREHVKTINPPVIKKKWLQSVVIIFASLVLYIVEQFLADLIQSLVIDSKISFDVTNSFSLTEYSVIGFVVLGFISFSFLFFSQIINYLLNELTNFQYRTKYIWLAAVGIIWLLFRTNNPELPFSVTMVVWLLLYTVMLDFLADRFESSVATVPFLFWLFLLTITTSGVLIYYNDQKELSAREKLAADVSKQKDPYLEMLLNDVGRKIEHDEYMQYFFEDKRGKRSKAELVKVLTQKYFQGYLSRFDVSFYPYDENGEPLFPGDTTSLISFNRRMFFESDVSPSDVNGNDVYYYERSFSDYSYIGKKEFRNSTDHSGTGWLVYVLKPKVISNERLYPELLVEGDLNDRSRESAANYSYAVYDKNILVSNYGAFPFPIRLYESDLPAAEVSARDVDGHSQLIYRASADKVVLVVKESRTFVEFITLFAYMFCLFLLIIVIYKVFDLLIKARMRISTLRTLINVSIRKKVHGTIIFVVVFSFVILGITTIMFFIYRSETQNRERLSRTMGEVAHDVEKVFMKQQDFDQIEDMYDQHFREKLSAQLSDIADERALDINVYDRDGNLQLTTQPLMIEKGLISRKMNPMAYYQLFQQEHIQFIQTEKIGAMPFLSGYMPLRNPLGEVMAYLNVPYFATQTELNQQISNFLVALINFNAFIFLIAGMVALLITNSITRSFSLVTEKLRHVNLGQRNDEIEWDKDDEIGALVKEYNKMVRKLEVSAARLAKSEREGAWREMARQVAHEIKNPLTPMKLSIQYLQRAIAGDSPNVKELSRNVAGTLVEQIEHLSNIASDFSTFARIGEPSNEVVLLNEVLQSLTGLYQRHEDCEVEYIDPGMPFYIFADKTQMNRLFTNLLLNAIQAIPENTKGHIIVQLRATADRYVIVSVADNGGGISPEVQSKIFVPNFTTKSSGTGLGLAMCKNIAEQTRGEIWFETKLNEGTTFYVKLPIYEEQS; this is encoded by the coding sequence TTGATCGACATCAAAGAAATACGCCTCTTCTTCCTCCGGCACGGTTATCTGCTGATCATTGCGGCCTGGCTCTTTACCTTCGCCTTCCTGTTCAGTAATTACTGGTCATACTATTCTTCTCCCCAGGGCGTGAAGCGCAGCCTGGAGAAGAGTTTGCACCAGCGGGAGGAGTCGTTTGAAGACCTGGTGAAGGATACAGCCGTTTCGTATAGCCTGTTGCGTCGTACTTATGACGAACGTACGCTGCAGCGTCTTACCAAACGGGATTACTTTGTATTTGCTTATGACTCCAGTAATGCCGGCTCCTGGCTTACCTTCTGGAGCACCAGCCAGGTATTGCCGGAAGAACTCAAAGGCATCCGGGAGGGCGCACAGTTCATGAAGTTGAAAAACGGCTACTATGAAGTGATCACCCGCAGGATGCCATCAGAGGAGGGGCATCAGCAATACCTTGTGGGGACGATCCCGGTACGCATGGAATATGCTATCAAGAATAGTTTCCTGGTCAACCATTTCTACGATAAGGCGGAACTGGGTATGGAGTATACCATCCATATGGAATTGCCCCAACTTGTACTGCCGGAACATAGTATCCTGCCGGTCGTTAACGGAGAAGGACAAACGCTTTTTTATCTTGATTATAACCGGAGCATTAATGTGCATCCGCCAAATACACTCAGTGTAATACTGCGGGTGCTGGGCGCCATCTGCGTACTTATCTTCCTCAATCTTTTTGCTACCCTGCTGGCTAAAACAACAAACCCGCTATACGGTTTCCTGTTCCTGTTCCTGATCGTTTTTGGGCTGCGGGTGCTTAGCTACGTGTATCCGTTCCCGTTTAACCTGCGGGCGCTGAATGTTTTTGATCCTGCTATCTATGCAAAAGATGAAATATTCTATTCCCTGGGCGATCTGCTGCTAAACGTGCTGCTCACTTTCTGGATGATCCTTTTCTTCCGGGAACACGTAAAAACCATCAACCCGCCGGTGATCAAAAAGAAGTGGCTGCAAAGTGTGGTCATCATTTTTGCCAGCCTGGTGTTGTATATAGTAGAACAATTCCTGGCAGACCTCATTCAGAGCCTGGTAATAGATTCCAAAATATCATTCGATGTCACCAATTCCTTCAGTTTGACGGAATATAGTGTGATCGGCTTTGTGGTACTGGGTTTCATCTCTTTCAGCTTTCTGTTTTTCTCGCAGATCATTAACTACCTGCTGAATGAGCTTACCAATTTTCAATACCGTACCAAGTATATCTGGCTGGCTGCTGTAGGCATTATCTGGCTGCTGTTCCGCACCAATAATCCGGAGCTGCCATTCTCTGTTACCATGGTGGTATGGTTGCTGCTCTATACCGTTATGCTGGATTTCCTGGCAGACCGTTTTGAGAGCAGCGTTGCCACAGTGCCTTTCCTGTTCTGGCTTTTCCTGCTAACCATCACCACCTCCGGTGTGCTGATTTATTATAATGATCAAAAGGAATTATCTGCCCGCGAGAAACTGGCCGCAGATGTATCCAAACAAAAGGACCCTTATCTCGAAATGCTCCTGAATGATGTGGGGAGGAAGATAGAGCATGATGAATACATGCAGTATTTCTTCGAGGATAAACGCGGCAAACGATCGAAAGCGGAATTGGTGAAAGTGTTGACACAGAAGTATTTCCAGGGATACCTGAGCCGCTTTGATGTATCATTTTATCCTTATGATGAAAACGGGGAGCCCTTATTTCCTGGCGATACCACGAGCCTCATTTCCTTTAACCGCCGCATGTTCTTTGAATCGGATGTATCACCCTCTGATGTAAATGGCAACGATGTATATTATTATGAGCGTAGTTTCAGTGACTATAGCTATATCGGTAAAAAGGAGTTCCGGAATAGTACAGACCATTCCGGCACCGGCTGGCTGGTGTATGTGCTGAAACCCAAAGTGATCAGCAATGAACGGCTTTATCCTGAACTGCTGGTGGAAGGCGACCTGAACGACCGCAGCAGGGAATCCGCCGCCAACTATTCCTACGCGGTATACGATAAAAATATCCTGGTGAGCAATTATGGCGCTTTCCCTTTTCCGATCCGCCTGTATGAATCTGATCTGCCCGCTGCTGAAGTGAGTGCGCGGGATGTGGATGGCCACTCCCAGTTGATCTACCGCGCCTCGGCAGACAAAGTAGTACTTGTAGTAAAGGAAAGCAGGACATTCGTGGAGTTTATCACCTTGTTTGCCTACATGTTCTGCCTGTTCCTGCTCATCATTGTGATCTATAAAGTATTTGACCTGCTCATCAAGGCACGCATGCGTATCAGCACCCTGCGTACGCTGATTAATGTGAGCATCCGCAAAAAAGTACATGGCACGATCATCTTTGTGGTGGTGTTTTCTTTTGTGATCCTGGGTATCACCACCATCATGTTCTTTATCTATCGTTCCGAAACGCAGAACCGGGAACGGCTTAGCCGGACAATGGGAGAGGTGGCGCATGATGTGGAAAAAGTATTCATGAAGCAACAGGATTTTGATCAGATAGAAGATATGTATGATCAGCATTTCAGGGAGAAGTTGTCTGCGCAGCTATCCGATATTGCCGATGAAAGAGCACTGGATATCAACGTTTATGACCGGGATGGAAACCTGCAACTGACCACCCAGCCGTTGATGATAGAAAAAGGGTTGATTTCCCGGAAAATGAACCCCATGGCTTATTACCAGCTTTTCCAGCAGGAGCATATCCAATTTATTCAAACAGAGAAAATAGGGGCCATGCCCTTTTTATCAGGTTATATGCCATTGCGTAATCCTTTGGGAGAAGTGATGGCCTATCTGAACGTTCCTTATTTTGCCACACAAACAGAATTGAATCAGCAGATCTCCAACTTCCTGGTGGCGCTGATCAATTTCAACGCTTTCATTTTCCTGATTGCGGGTATGGTGGCATTGCTGATTACCAATTCTATTACCCGTTCATTTTCACTGGTAACGGAGAAACTGCGCCACGTAAACCTGGGCCAACGGAACGATGAAATTGAGTGGGATAAGGATGATGAGATTGGTGCGTTGGTGAAAGAATATAACAAGATGGTGCGCAAGCTGGAAGTGAGTGCTGCCCGGTTGGCCAAGAGTGAGCGCGAGGGCGCCTGGCGCGAAATGGCGAGGCAGGTGGCGCATGAGATCAAGAACCCGCTTACACCCATGAAGCTCAGTATTCAATACCTGCAAAGGGCTATTGCCGGCGACTCACCCAATGTGAAAGAGCTTTCCCGCAACGTAGCCGGTACGTTGGTAGAACAGATCGAGCATCTCTCCAATATAGCTTCGGATTTTTCCACATTTGCACGTATAGGAGAACCGAGTAACGAGGTGGTATTACTGAATGAAGTATTGCAGTCCCTCACCGGGTTGTATCAGCGTCATGAAGATTGCGAAGTAGAATATATAGATCCCGGTATGCCGTTTTATATTTTTGCAGATAAGACGCAGATGAACCGCCTCTTTACCAACCTGTTACTGAATGCTATCCAGGCCATCCCGGAAAATACAAAAGGTCATATCATTGTACAGCTGCGTGCTACAGCCGATCGTTACGTTATAGTGAGTGTGGCCGACAATGGGGGAGGTATTTCACCGGAGGTGCAGTCTAAAATATTTGTGCCCAATTTCACTACCAAATCGTCCGGTACGGGGTTGGGACTGGCTATGTGTAAAAACATTGCAGAACAAACCAGGGGGGAAATATGGTTTGAAACAAAACTCAACGAAGGAACCACTTTTTATGTGAAGCTACCGATCTATGAGGAGCAATCGTAA
- a CDS encoding DUF3667 domain-containing protein, giving the protein MQPLRTDKHCLNCGTEVPERFCTHCGQENTIQHETFGHLLKHFTADILHYDSQFLSTLKYLLFRPGFLTKEYLAGRRVKYVNPIKLYVFISFVFFLGFFAFYANDVVELNTGQDETESAAEKPLFKTKVLNDSLRLIATPEAAKKAVANDSSEAARKLSGLSDDIGRYKSVAAYDSAQLKLPPANRATGSEKFLTRRMIELEQKYRGDKQKALVEMFRHNLPKLMFLLLPLFALFVKMIYDKKRWLYVDHAIFAIHIHAFAFILLLLGAILQYYFHKPPFMDIASWIIFGYLVLALRNTYHQSFGKSLLKGILLTVSYGISTIIAFLVLLALIFGIFL; this is encoded by the coding sequence GTGCAACCCCTTCGTACAGACAAACACTGCCTGAACTGTGGTACAGAAGTGCCGGAAAGGTTCTGTACCCACTGCGGACAGGAAAACACCATACAACATGAAACATTTGGCCATCTGCTCAAACATTTTACAGCAGATATCCTCCATTATGATTCACAATTCCTCTCTACCCTGAAATACCTGTTGTTTCGCCCCGGATTTCTGACCAAAGAATATCTGGCGGGCAGGAGAGTGAAATATGTCAATCCCATAAAATTATATGTTTTTATCTCCTTTGTTTTCTTCCTGGGGTTTTTTGCCTTCTATGCCAATGATGTAGTAGAGCTAAACACCGGCCAGGACGAAACGGAATCGGCTGCTGAAAAACCGCTCTTTAAAACAAAGGTACTCAATGATTCTCTCCGGCTGATAGCCACCCCGGAAGCAGCAAAAAAAGCCGTGGCAAATGACAGCTCTGAAGCCGCCCGGAAACTGAGCGGACTATCAGACGACATCGGGAGATATAAGTCAGTAGCAGCATACGACTCCGCCCAGTTAAAGCTTCCTCCCGCAAACCGCGCAACCGGAAGCGAGAAATTCCTTACCAGGAGAATGATCGAATTGGAACAGAAGTATCGGGGGGATAAACAGAAAGCTTTGGTGGAAATGTTCAGGCATAACCTGCCCAAACTGATGTTCCTGCTGCTGCCACTCTTTGCACTCTTCGTAAAAATGATATACGACAAAAAACGCTGGCTGTATGTGGATCACGCCATCTTTGCCATCCATATCCATGCCTTTGCGTTTATCCTGTTGCTGCTGGGAGCAATCCTTCAATATTATTTTCATAAACCACCGTTTATGGATATCGCTTCCTGGATCATTTTTGGGTACCTGGTATTGGCCCTCAGAAATACTTATCACCAGTCATTTGGTAAGTCCCTGCTCAAAGGGATCCTGCTCACCGTGAGCTACGGGATCTCTACTATTATCGCATTCCTTGTTTTACTGGCGCTTATTTTTGGCATATTTCTGTAA
- the rpmF gene encoding 50S ribosomal protein L32 produces MPNPKRRHSQQRSAKRRTHYKAVADTLSTDSATGEVHLRHRAHWVENKLYYKGKVVLEKQSNAK; encoded by the coding sequence ATGCCAAATCCTAAACGCAGACATTCTCAGCAAAGATCAGCAAAGAGAAGAACGCATTATAAGGCGGTAGCGGATACATTAAGCACAGACAGTGCAACCGGAGAAGTGCACCTGAGACACCGCGCTCATTGGGTGGAAAACAAACTGTACTACAAAGGGAAAGTAGTGTTGGAAAAACAGAGCAACGCTAAATAA
- a CDS encoding enoyl-CoA hydratase-related protein: MMQPGYIIIHPQVAPFVAHIQLNRPRELNALNLQLMGELRDALKSLDADDSVRVIVLSGNEKAFAAGADIKQMADKSAIDMYNTDQFSTWDTIKKIKKPIIAAVSGFALGGGCELTMLCDMIVASETARFGQPEIKLGVMPGAGGTQRLTRAVGKALAMEMVLAGRFITAAEALQAGLINRVVPVELFLQEAIKLAQEVAAMSPLALKMAKEAVLKAFDTSLEEGLHFERKNFYLLFASEDQKEGMQAFMEKRPPVFKGK, translated from the coding sequence ATGATGCAACCCGGATACATCATCATACACCCGCAAGTGGCGCCCTTTGTAGCCCATATACAATTGAACCGGCCCAGGGAACTTAATGCACTCAATCTGCAACTGATGGGAGAACTGCGCGATGCGCTCAAAAGCCTGGATGCAGATGATAGCGTAAGGGTTATTGTACTGAGTGGCAACGAAAAAGCTTTTGCCGCTGGCGCGGATATTAAACAGATGGCAGATAAATCGGCCATTGATATGTATAATACCGACCAGTTCAGTACCTGGGATACCATCAAAAAAATAAAGAAGCCAATCATTGCAGCAGTAAGCGGTTTCGCCCTGGGTGGCGGTTGCGAGCTGACCATGTTATGTGATATGATCGTAGCCAGCGAAACGGCCCGCTTCGGTCAGCCGGAAATAAAACTGGGTGTAATGCCCGGTGCTGGCGGCACACAGCGCCTTACCCGTGCTGTGGGGAAAGCCCTCGCTATGGAAATGGTGCTCGCCGGTCGCTTCATCACCGCAGCAGAAGCCCTGCAAGCCGGCCTGATCAACCGGGTGGTGCCGGTAGAACTCTTCTTACAGGAAGCTATCAAGCTGGCACAGGAAGTGGCTGCCATGAGCCCCCTGGCCCTGAAAATGGCCAAAGAGGCCGTACTCAAGGCATTCGATACCTCCCTGGAAGAGGGCCTGCATTTTGAACGGAAAAACTTTTACCTGCTCTTCGCCTCCGAAGATCAGAAAGAAGGCATGCAGGCATTTATGGAGAAAAGACCTCCCGTCTTTAAAGGGAAATAA
- the mazG gene encoding nucleoside triphosphate pyrophosphohydrolase, producing the protein MEKTATFDRLLQIMEDLREKCPWDRKQTIQTLRQLTIEETYELADAITEQDWKSIKEELGDILLHIVFYAKIGAEQQQFDINDVINGVCDKLITRHPHIYGDVVAETEEQVKLNWEKLKLKEGKKSVLSGVPVSLPALVKAMRLQEKAKQTGFEWDNTGQVWDKVKEEVAELEEAVKESNQDEIEAEFGDVMFSLVNYSRFLNIDAENALERTNKKFQRRFQHMEALALEQGRTLNDMNLTEMDTLWNKVKTTEHL; encoded by the coding sequence ATGGAAAAGACAGCTACATTCGACCGATTGCTACAGATTATGGAAGATTTGAGGGAGAAATGTCCCTGGGACCGCAAACAAACCATCCAGACACTCCGGCAGCTTACCATCGAGGAAACCTACGAACTGGCGGATGCCATTACGGAGCAAGACTGGAAATCCATCAAGGAAGAACTGGGCGATATCCTCCTGCACATCGTATTCTATGCGAAAATAGGAGCGGAGCAGCAACAATTCGATATCAACGATGTAATCAATGGCGTTTGCGATAAACTGATCACCCGTCACCCGCATATTTATGGAGATGTAGTAGCAGAAACGGAAGAACAGGTGAAACTGAACTGGGAAAAACTGAAACTGAAAGAAGGAAAAAAATCCGTTCTCAGCGGGGTCCCCGTTTCCCTCCCTGCCCTCGTAAAAGCCATGCGCCTCCAGGAAAAAGCAAAACAAACCGGCTTCGAATGGGATAATACCGGTCAGGTATGGGATAAAGTGAAAGAAGAAGTGGCCGAACTGGAAGAAGCCGTAAAGGAAAGCAACCAGGATGAAATAGAAGCAGAATTTGGTGATGTGATGTTCTCCCTGGTCAACTATTCCCGCTTCCTGAATATTGATGCGGAAAATGCACTGGAACGCACCAACAAAAAATTCCAGCGCCGCTTCCAGCACATGGAAGCCCTTGCATTGGAACAGGGCCGTACCCTCAATGATATGAACCTAACGGAAATGGACACACTCTGGAATAAAGTGAAAACCACTGAACATTTATAG